The Macrobrachium rosenbergii isolate ZJJX-2024 chromosome 7, ASM4041242v1, whole genome shotgun sequence genome segment CTGTGTTAGTGATTGATGCAAATGAAGCTTTACGTGATctcagatataaatataatattgttaTGGAGATAATTGAAAATTCAATGAAGAAGGCACAGTCCTGTTGAATTTCCTGCTCTAAAGGTAAATGTGAGccagttttaagaaattttttgaagGTAATACAgtataatggtaaattttttagcCATGTCGGTTTGTTCCAAGAAGTTTTTGGGAAGGTGAACTTTTAATTGAGGTTTAATGTGAATTAATGTACATGTAGAAGGTTGATAGTGTATCTGTAGTATTGTGAACagttacagtatttcattttcatagtgACGTGTTATTCAAGGAATTAAACGTGATACACAAATAAGTAGGGAATGTTGATACACAAATAAGTAGGGAATGTTGATTAGCCAACTTCATGATGGATAGTACCATTGCTATTGCTTATATTAATACATGATTGGTTGCTTATATTAATACATGATTGGTTTTGTTCAATTGTATGTAATGGATTATATACTTAAATGATGGAAGGATGAAGGTATTTTTTTCACACTTATTACCACAAGGACTAAACATTTTATGAACAGAAAACCTTAGCAGttgcatatttaattatattctcaGTTAGTGTAGatgttttattttagaatttagtaaattttattatactttttaaaacAAATGCTTGTAGGGTATTACATGATGTAGCTGTTATTCTATAGCAGTTTCCCTTGTAGTTTTGTCATGTCAGAATTGTGTGCATGAGTGGATTTACAAACTAATATCTCCATAAAATGTAAAACAGATATGTGGATTACAGTACTCAGACTCAGTTGGATCATCATTAGACAGTGAATCATAGAGtagaagtaaaataatatatttatgccTCCAGTAATGCAAACTGTCTTTTATATGGAAGTATTCATGACAAGCTGGAAAGTCCTTGAAGCATAGTCACCAGGTGGTTAAGTTGGTGGTATGTGGGACTAGTAGGGACACTGCCCACTTGCTGGTTTCTTGTAATTGCACTACAAGTCACGATTGTAAAGGTAGCATAAATGTTACGGGAATACTGTTATCAGAATTTTAAAATGTGAATCACAATCACCAAATATAATGTAACTTGTTAGTGAATCCTGATGTGAGGCTTGGTTCAGGATCAGATAATTAGTAAAACCCAAGTGGTGTTAAGTCCATGTAGCACTAGTAGATTTTTGCAAGACTGATGAAAGCCAGTACCCACTTCATTTTGCATTAGGTGTGTGAATTGTTTGAATATCAGTTGCCTTTTTTTGTACTGAACTATTGGATTTTCAAGGCCAACAATAGTATCAAAGAAAAACATGCAAACTTTTCCTTATGGCTGACCAGATAGGGTTCTATGTTCACTAACTCCTTTCTTTGTATTAAGTtcttgaaaagcagagttaatAATACtagctcatttttatttactctaagTGCGCATCATGTCTAAATATAGGATATTGTATTAGAAAGGTTGATTGTAGATCAACAAAGAGTGAGATAGCAACAAGGTTGGGAAGTTAAAACTGTTCAGGATAGGAATTTGTTATCTTGATgtcaaatatttttgcaaaagtaATTTAGAGTGATTTGAAAGCTTTCAGGGGCTGCATTTTGTCATGTTTACAGGTGATAGTTTCTTTTATACAGCATTCATTGGATTAGGGCATTAAACTTTCAAATGCCATGAAGGCATTTTTGGCTATTaagtattaatttttgtatattttcttgacAGTGCTACACAGAAGAGTCGCAGTGATATGAACCCAGAGGAGTTGGCTGCTCTAGAGAAGGAAGAATTCGCCACAGGTCCATTGCGAATCTTGAATGAAAGTGTCCAGAATAACACACAGGTACATAGAAATAAAGTACTCTTCATTAATGGCTCTTTTGAGCACTTTTAACCTTTATATGCACATAGTCTTTACCATTTTACCATCTTAATGTTTTACACTTCTTGGATCTCTACCTGTCTTCACCACCTTTATAGCCCTCACTGATTCTCGTGTCCAGACGATAAAGATCTGGTTATTTTCTTCACAATCCTTTAGTTTGTATTGATATATACCTTATTTTACATTCAAGGTATTACAAAAGATGTAGTGCTGCTTGTGTATTCTGTATTGCTTTGATTTTCAAAGGTTTTATCAGATAAAGCCATGTGAGGGATAAACATGTGAGGGATAAAAATCTATTTCAAATAAGCACTGCTAGGATCATTGttcttctctttccatttttggAATAAAAGTAGCTAAGCTAAGGTCAATACAATGGAATATAAATCTGAATCAGGGAAATATCAATTAGGTATAAATTgtaattagtgtatttttttttattgctgatacATGGAAATTAAAACTTAAACTGTAGAGCATCTTTGTTTTTCCCCCAGGTTTTGATTAATTGTCGGAACAACAAGAAACTCCTGGGGCGTGTGAAGGCTTTTGACAGGCATTTCAACATGGTATTGGAACAAGTAACAGAAATTTGGATGGAACAGCCAAAGACTGCCAAAGGACAGAAAAAATCAAAGCCTGTGAACCGTGAAAGGTTAGTTACCTAATTTCTTTTGTTGTAGAGAATAAGATTTCCAAGTTCTTTCCTAGTTTTTGGAGACAGAGCTTCTCTTTAGGTAactaaattttatctttttgcatttTAGAAGCTGATTGTATGCAATATCTAGTGCTTTATTCAGcttgtacattatgtaaataagaaaacagtTTGTTTTATAATGTCAGTGGCAGTGATAgccattttcttttgaaagaaaaagtcatatgCTAGAAAATTGTAGAGCTTGTTCGTAGAAGGGGAATAATCCTGCTTAACATAAGGAATTCTATTTTCACAGTAACAGGATGGAGGAAAAGACTGGGGAGCGGTGACAGAATTGCAAGATAGTAGTAGGGAACTCATAGCTTGAATAGTATGCATAGTTAAAAGACACTGAACTTACATGAAGGCATAGAGGTAGAAGATCTAAAGGGAAAGACAGGTTCTTTGACTGGAATAATTGTTTTGAGATCTAAACATGGTTTAAACTCTGCAAGGTCTAGttagggaaaaaaagaaaaataaatatgtcttTTACCATAACAAAATTTGCAAACATTGCTACTTTAGGAAAGTAGAAGCGTAGGTATTTTGAAGATGTAAAAAGATATGGCTTTGGAGGAAGAAATCACGAGGGAAGCAATACTGGGAGAATAGTTgggaaaaagagggaggagaagacGCCCACCATATTATGGTGGAAAGACTGACTTGGAAGAGGTAAAACAGGTTTGCTTTGGAGATAGGCTGGCTTGTGAAGCAAGTATAAATGTGGAAGTAAGAAAAAGGACAGAGTCAACCATCGTTATATGGAAGGAGACGGCTGTAGTTGTAAggaaaggaaggaatataaaatttaggccaaatgctgGAACCCAAGATGTCATTCAGCATCAGAAAGTTGAGAGTAGAGGTTTTAAGGGTTTAAAGGGTTAAcagttaacaggaggaaaacttggcagttgcactattaaacaattgttaagagagtgtgtaaagtaagatgggagcaagagattatgaacagaggtacagtaaaagtaatgaaagtggttgcaggtagggactgaagggacactgcaaagatccttaaataACACCACGTGTGGATTTTTCAGTAACCTTGTGTTGAAAATTTAAAGGTAATGCCCTTATTGTACTTCAGtgttcattgttttgtttatacaaAGCAAAGGCAGTATATCTGCTATAATGGTCCAAGACCACCATAATTAAAACCTTTTCCTTTATTACAGATACATTCAGAAGATGTTCCTGAGAGGGGACTCTGTCATCATTGTAGTCAAGAATCCTCTTGGCAATCAGTAGTTaataattatagttttctttAGGATTTTAATGTCATTATGAGGAAGTATCTTAGAATATGTGATTCCCATTTCTCCatttatgttttataataaatttattataaattgtattatactgtatttttatcataaaagtagGTCTGCTAGTGAGTGATGAAAAGCACACCAGCGGGAAAGAACTCGTATTACATGTATCATCATCAGTCATGTTTTGTGTTGGCTTTTCCCAATTTGAATTTAGTGGAAGTAGTTGCTAAACAACATAGTAAAGAAAAAGAGGTGCATTAGCTATTTAATCAAGTATGAAGTGACTGAGACCTTCAGGAGACACTTGGACACCACACATGAATTGCGTTCTTTTTGAAATGGAGGGCGTTAGTTGTGTGAACAGTATGTGCAGTTTGAAAAAGTCCAACATATCAGGAAGTACTTGCgaaataaaaatttacagtaaggtgaatgatattttttaaaatgtgctaACGATGTAATTCCGAAGAATGGCAGAATGACATGCAAAACTGGCTAGGCCAGGATTTGGCTAAACGTCTTATTTTCCAAAGTGGGTGAGGAAGGTCGTAGCTCCCATCTAAAACTTAAGGAGAAGGTTGATAACTATGATTTAGCAGGAAGTACAATATTAAATACATGAACATGTGCATCCTGTACTTATGTAACAAATTTATGCTAGGCTGAATGGCACCGGAGACAGTGAacttatggtgtgtgtgtgtggcctttgacaacagaaaattaaaaattgattaCTTTAAGCCACTTTGTATTGACTACCCTGTGACCTTGAACAAGGGACAAgtgatgcataaaaaataaataattttgtattaatgtatttactttgtaatatatacaatataataaaataaaatacaatacaacaTTAAATATCAATAAGATACTGTATTTAATTACTTACAATGTagtaagatacaaaaatatacatcattCTGTAAGTCCTTACCAAGTACATATTGCTCTTCCTACGCTATCTTTTACCTGTAAAAAACTGCAAAAAGGAAATCTGTCACCAAAGGTCAGTAATGTGTAGTAATTCTGTATATCATCAATTTTGACTAAGGTACAGTATATTAGTATCAACACAAATcattaccatcaaaacaaattGTTATTGAATGTCaggaaatgatttttaaaatgcatttgttTTCTAGATACAAACCACTGAGTAAGAGACTGTATGTAAATTGCTACTAAACTGAAGATATAGGGTCAAGAATAAAGAGGTTTTGGGAATAAGCCTCCATGCAGAGTAAGCCTATGGTGGATTCCTTAAAATGTGCAGCGTAACAATTCTAGGCTTTGTGGGTACCTGCAGAGGAAACTGTGAATGCTTCCCCTTCAATGGCACACCTACAGAACCAAGGTtttgagaacaaaaaataaagaccTAGTGAAAACCACGCAATAAAAATTCTCCTTCCATAATGTCCTTACAACTGACTACCAATATTTCTGCTTAGCCATCAgctgttttaaaattttccccaCTGACTACTAGGTAgtgagttcagaggtctggttaaacaaatcatttataactaactaccCATATGAGGATCAAAAGGTTGAACTTCAGCTCCAAGTATCTATGCATTACTGTACAGACTCAGCGGGTTGGGTTGGCCACGGCTACGCATTTTTCCAAATATGCGAACCTCCCTCTTGAAGATTACAGTATATCCGGAAGAATGAGTAGGCACTTTCAGGCGACATCTGGCAACCCACTCCTCGCTCCCTGCGAGGGGCAGAAGTGCGAGTCGGCTGTTGTTTAGCCCCTATTTAGTGCTTTTTCATATAATGAGCTGAAGTAAGCTCTTGTCaagtgagaaaaataagtaagataATCACTGCATAGGTGGAAAACTGCAACTAGGATATTGCTGATGTTGTGGGCGTTAGTGAGCCATCTTTTGAACTTTTTTACCCACCGCTGCACAGTTCGCTCACTAAATGCCCACAACATTGGTAATATCCTTAGTTGCAGTTTCCACCTTATGCAGAATCGATTATTGAACTGATTTTCTCACTTGACAAGAGCTTATTGTGGCtcattataagagaaaaaaagcacTGAATAGCGGCTAAATAACAGCAAACTCATGAGTCCATGCAGACGAAAAAATTTGGTAAATGATCCACTATAACTGACCGGCAGCTACTGGGAAATTCTGCCCCTCTCAGGGAGAGAGGAGTGGGTTGCCAGATGTCACCTGATAGTGCCTACCCATTCTTCCAGTAATAATTTCAACTTCAGAGGGAGGTtcgcatattttaaaaaatgcataggCGCTGCCCACCCAACCTGCCAAGACTGTACAGGGATTTTGAATACAATCGGCAACAATCAATTTATTACCCCTGCAAAGTTGGACCCAACTAAGAAACTGAATATTCATCAATGCTAATCTTTCTTTTAACCTTATGATCATttgaattatttcaaaatgccTCGAGGTCAAAGAATGAAGGCGAGTGAGGTACAATAATCCTTTGTTCATATAGACCTACAAATAAGAGAGCCCCAGGTTAGTACAAGGCTAGTTTAGTGAAAAATTAAACCACTATCTAGAACAAGATGAGCAATCCCATTCTTTGCAGGATGTATGTCCATATCCCACCGGTTAAATTACAGGTTCTGttcaaaaattccaaaaaaatgaaaaaaactttcaaaactaaaaaaactttcTGGAGCTTGGTTTTACCTTTGTAGAACATAGTGGAAGCCAAAAAGACTAAGAATGTACAGGATTTCTTGACTGAATAGTATTTTGACTAAATGTACAAATTTTTATGATTGAATAATAttctaacaactacaattaccaattcATAATGCAgtacaatatataatacaatattgcCAACCTACATAATCCCTTACCTTCCTTATTAAACCAAAGGCTTGGCCGAATTTTTCACACTGACACAGGTGATTTGAAATCCACTTCGGTAAGGCCTGAACTGAAGACGGTCTGTTATACCGATGATCAAGAAGAACGATGCTTGCATAATCATTTCTGAAACAAATACCAGTGAGGATATATCAATGAAAAACtggttaaaattctttttttaatatgaccAAGGGTCACATTTCTGGATTTATTGGCCTTGCTGGAatgctgattttttaaaatgccaTGAAAATATTGGGCAAATAAGAAGTTACAAAATTTTGATAGCTAAGTGGGAAATAAATGACAGGGGgtaagggaggaaaaaaaaaatgaccctgGGGTAATAAGAACTTCAGGCAAGTCCAATGGTCTATGTAATAACTGTACATAAAAATACTGACAGATGGACTAATTTGATTCCAGTAAACACTGAAAATTTAccaattattataacaaaaaactgCCTAATGGTAATCTAAtcaagaattaaaacaatttcCAGTAACGACAAAAGTACTTTATAGTGTGCCTTGTGTAACTAACAGTGGATTTACTTCCCTTTGGGATGGCCAAGATAAAAGTACATAAAGTTAAAattctgtactgtacatacaaacaaaagcaGTTGAAATTAAACTGAAAGGTAACTACAGTATACACTAATATGAACAGTAGTTGAGAAATGCTAAAAAGTTGAAGCAGTAGTGAACGAAGCTTTAAAGCAAATTTCAGCTTCTCTACACAGAGTGAGAAAGCATAACATAATTTACATTACATAACTTAAGAAAGATCCTTACCTATGACGGATGGCTCTTCCTATAGACTGATTAACAGCTTTAAAGCACAAGTTCTCATAAAACACAGATCCAGGGGATTTCCCATCAGGTCCAGGGACTGAAAAGATATTCAGGAGCTTTATTTCTTGTAGTTGGAAACATGAGCTTCACTGCCATCATTACTGATGCATTAACAGTTTTAAATTAGTCAAAATTTTAAACGTACATTTTTAAAAGTCACTTACTCTGTTAAAACTAAAGACAGCACTAACTGATTTTTGTGCATGTGCTGGGTGAACACATTTATGATGCCAATTCTATATTGCTTTTATTCTGTTGTTTTGGTGGGAAACTGTTCCTGAAATTAATATCGGGTAATTGTCCACCACGCAATTTTAAGTGGCATAAAACTACATCATATTCACCTAATCCAGGATACTGTTAATTACAGTACTCTACAGTAAGAAGTTATAAGACTAgtgttaaaatatacatttttgttttccatatgaAAACAGGCACTGGCATAAGCAGGTGATTTCTTTATAGCTATGGATACATGTAGTAATTAGAGCaaatcattatactgtactcaCCACATTCTTATTTAAGAAATCTATTTTCTCCTTAAGTTCTGGTGATTGAGTGTTAGGATAGGGAAGTCCAACCATAACGACACAACGACCAAGAGAATCACTGAAATTGATGCCCTCACTCATCTTCCCACCTGTTTTGCATGAAAAATGATTGGCAATAATGAGTTCAaatagaaatgtttaaaagaaatgaagatgtgTTGTCTACATTCCAAACTTGACATATCTGagcaaatatgaaaggaagtggaaTGCAGAGCTGAGCACTCTATACACCAATCTGTTGGAAATGAAAGACTCTGGCAAATGAGGAGGTCTAACCCATCTGTCAACCACAGGTACACTATGTTAAGTTTTAACCAGCAATTTGGTGTGTAGTTTGTCcccatgaattggatattaaggcttgacaaataattatgtaatttgtaatttatataacatatttctttccttcgtggtataaAAGTACTGTACCTGGAGGTAAGCAAAGAAATTCATATGAATGATTCTTAAAGATTAGCTGCTACAAACTACAAGTTATGCAGATTTAACACAGCTCAATGCATATTCACCATAATTTCAGCTATAGAAGTATATAAGcaggaaaacattaaataataacaacttcAAACTTACCGACAACACTGAAAAGAATGGCTCCAGTAAGACCTGTAGTATTGGAAGATGTTTGCCTGATAATTGTTGCATAATTATTTAATACACCATCTAGCTGATTGGACTTTTTGGGCTCACGGAAAACCTGCAATATTTACTAGATTAGGATGTAAgatgtgaatttttttccttaattcataaagactaatttttttccttaacttGTAAGACTTGAATTTTTCCACAACAATTTCTTGTGAATTGAAAACTAAACATCTGTGACAtatgtaaataacaaatataataacaaCTTGACACAAGGTAATTTGAAAAAGCTGGGAGAATAGAAGTAATGGTGTAGCAGCCTGTGCTAACTCCATCTAGGTCGATCAACCCTGCAGTGAGTGTCAAAGTATCTGTAGTTGAGGTCATATTATTATAAACAGACTAAATGCATGAAAAGGCAAGGTTGCTTCTAATGTAATTGCTGAGGACTAATAGCAATTCGTGCTAGAAGGTTGTAGTCAATCAGGTTGGCATTCTATACCTCTCAAATACTCTGCAAAGCTATGATACATTTCAGAACATCCAGCCCACAAAAGGAAAATCACAATTACGAACAATTAGGcagaaaaattacagtaataaatagTGATTTGTAAAGGAGTATGATGATAAAATTTGGAGGGATACTTCATTCTCATGCAAAATCCTCATTAGCATACAGTATATCTTTGTTGAACCTGGGTCTATATTAACTAAAAATGAAGCTTTCTTAATACCAAAGCATATAATACCTTTTTCTTTCCTGATAGCCGGTCTATGACACCTGTCTTTACAAAATAATCGAAAACCTTTTGCTCATAGTCGTAAGATGGAAGGAAGCAGACAATTCCTCCAGGTACAATTGTGCACATATTCACCAATACACGTCCAAGTTCATCAAGCTGTGGGCAAAAACACCAAGTATgtcaataaacaaaaaccaaatcCTTGGAGAAACAAACAGCTTATGCTAATGACTATCCAGAAATAATGATTACTAAATTTGACTTGTCTTCAATttatacatttaagaaaatattccgAGTTTTTAATCATACTGATCTATTTCTGTTGCAGTCTACTTTGCTACATTTATTTCTATCCCTTCCTCAAGTGGTGTTCCTCCAACAGATTTCTGCATGCTTCTTCCAGTCTTTTAGGAAGTAGTGTTCTTATATCTAGGAAAGCTCCTTAAACATTATCATTTTAGACGGAGTAAAATTAGAATATCTAATTTTAACATGTAAATTGTTAAAACCTGTAACTTTCCCATTTCTCTGTGTTCTGTTAAGAGGAAGGTTGCCGGTCAAGTCACTGGCTTTacaatttttcatagttttccattatcaataatcttttttaaaattgATAACAGCTAGCAAAACCAAAAGAAGTTACTGTACAATGGCATTCAGAAATTATGCCATACTGTACTTTTATACACCTTTAGAAATTCTTAGTATGATAATCAAGACACCTCTACTCACCACTTTTGGATTCCCTCTGTTTTGGTATGTAAAATCTAAGACTGTGTTTGTAGGGCCACTTGAAAGCGCTACTGGCATAATCTGGTCACCAGGAATCACATGACCGCAAGAGAACTCGCGAACTCGTTCAGGATCCGCACCGGCTG includes the following:
- the SmD2 gene encoding small nuclear ribonucleoprotein Sm D2 isoform X2, with the translated sequence MAATQKSRSDMNPEELAALEKEEFATGPLRILNESVQNNTQVLINCRNNKKLLGRVKAFDRHFNMVLEQVTEIWMEQPKTAKGQKKSKPVNRERYIQKMFLRGDSVIIVVKNPLGNQ
- the SmD2 gene encoding small nuclear ribonucleoprotein Sm D2 isoform X3 → MNPEELAALEKEEFATGPLRILNESVQNNTQVLINCRNNKKLLGRVKAFDRHFNMVLEQVTEIWMEQPKTAKGQKKSKPVNRERYIQKMFLRGDSVIIVVKNPLGNQ